ACCAACAGTTTGGTTAGGATAAAGATAAATAGGATCTGTTATCATTCCATGCTCTGATCTTTTTACCTTATCTACTTCCTCTGCTTGTCTTAGTATAGATAAATTTCTATGAATTACTCCTAATCCCCCTTCTCTTGCCATAGCTATTGCCATCCTTGCTTCTGTGACAGTATCCATTGCGGAGCTCAAAATAGGAATATTTAGATGAATTTTTTCTGTAAGATAAGTATCAACAGAAATTTCTTTTGGTGTGACCTCACTATAATCTGGAACTAATAAAACATCATCAAAAGTTAGAGCTTCTCCTAAGAATCTATCCTGCATAATCTTACCTCCTATTTCATATATCTTTCTATTAATTCTTCAGAAATTCCATTATTTTCTGCTATATTTTTATAAATTTTACCACTTTCCCTCCATTTTCTCTCCTGAGTTTTAAAATCTACTTCTATCAAGCCAAATCTTTGAGAAAATCCTTCTGCCCATTCAAAATTATCCATAAGAGACCAATGAAGATATCCCAAAACTTTAACTCCCGCCTGAATTGCTCTATGTAATTCTATAAGATGAGAAATCAGATATTTGGGTCTCTTTTCGTCTTTTGCATCAGATATTCCATTTTCTGTTATTATTATAGGCTTTTTTACCATTTCCCAGAATCTTTTCACTACTCTATAAAAACCTTCAGGATAAATTTCCCATCCAAAATCACTTTTTTCTACATTATCAGGAACATAAATCTTTATAAAGTATGGAAAAGCTTTAACATCAAATCCTACATATAATCTTGTATAATAATTAATTCCTAAATAATCTAAAGTATCCTTTGCATAGGGTATATCTTCTCTTTTAAAAGGAGCCGAAAACTTTCCCGTAAGGATTGTTTCTAAAAAGGTTAAGTTATACAATCTATCTAGAAAGCTTTGTACTTTTTTGTCGATAAAAGAAGATGGATTAATAGGATCAAATATAATAATATTGTAAGCAATACTAACCTTTGCATCGGGTATTATTTCGTGAATAATTTCATATGCTTTTGCATGAGCCTTAAGCATATTATTAAGAACAAGAACCATTTTAGAAAGACTTTTTTCTTGAGGGGGAAACATCCCCATAAGATAACTAACAAAAGCATAGGCATTAGGTTCATTTATAGTAATCCAATATTTTACCAAGTCTTTATATTCTCTTACAACTTTTTCTACATATCTTAAAAAGAAATCAATAGTTTTACTATTCAACCATCCTCCTTCTTTTGATATCCAAAGGGGATTAGTAAAGTGATGTAATGTAACAAAGGGCTCTATTTCTTTTTCTCTTAAAGATACTATCATTTTTTTATAATGCTCTAAGGATGAACCATCAAATACTCCAAGCATAGGTTCGATTCTACTCCATTCTATGGAAAATCTAAAAGCATTGTTATTCATTTCTTTAATAATTTTGAAATCTTCCTCATATCTATTCCAAAAATCACAGGCAATTCCTGATTTTTCTTTATTTTTTACCTTTCCTTGAGTTTCAAATTCCCACCAATCATTATTGTTATTATTCCCTTCCACTTGATGGGAAGATACTGCAGTACCCCAAAAAAATCCATCAGGAAAGAGATACTTCATCTTTTCTCTCCTCCATTCTTTTAACTACTATCAGAATATCCACATAACCAATTTAAAGTATTATATCTTTCTACAATAATATATGAAATTTGCAAATATTCATCCAAATTAATATCTTTAAAGGGCTTTCCTAAAATAGGAAAATCACCATCAATGGGTTCAGGTATACACCCATCAATATATGCCTTTTCAGCAACAGATCTTATTATATCCTTTATATTTACCCCCTCAGATATAGGCTCATTTCTTTTTTCTAAATCAAAAACTTGTAATCTCCAAAACCAATATTCTGAAATATCCCTTTCCCTTTTTATCTCTTCTTCAGATCTTAATCTCACCTTTTCTAAAAAGTACTCCTTTGGCCTAAAGAGGGTAAGATTTTCAATAAGTCTTTCAGGTATAAAAAGATTATCATAGGGAGGAATCTTGGGAATTAGAGATAAAGCCCAAAGAAGAGTTCCTAAAGATTCATTTCTCCATATAGCTTTAATGATTTCCATATTATTCCACTCACCAAGAGGTTTTGAGAAAGATTCTAGTTCTTCTGAAGTTAGATAATTTAACAAATCTTCCTTTTCCATCCACGAATATAGTAATCTTACTAATTCGTTGGCAGAGTTTAAAAAATCTTTGTTTCCTTGATTTCTAACTGAAATATCTAATTCTCCTCTAACAATATAACTTCCAAGAGAAAGACATCTTAAGGCAATTTTATCTTTTTCCATTTTTTAAAAATCTCCTTTAATAATATTTTCTATATATTAGCCTTCCCAAAATTTTATTTCAAGAGTATAATTTTAATCATGAAGGTGAGGGTAGTTATAATTGCGGGTGGAAGTGGAAAAAGACTTTGGCCTATTAGTACTGAATATAAACCCAAACCCTTTTTAAATCTTTTTGGGGAGGAAAATCTTATTAAAAATACCTTCGAAAGAGCTAAAAGAATTTCCAAGGATATATCTATGGTGGTAAATATAAAACATAAAAGATATGTAGAAGATCTACCTGCAGAAAAGATTTATGAAATCATTGGAAGAAACACTGCACCTGCCATAGCTCTTGCATCTTTATTTTTAGACGATGAGGATATAATGGTGGTTTTACCTGCAGATCATGTAATTCCAGAAATAGATAAATTTGAAAAAATCATTCGAAAAGCAATAGATTTTGCAAATAGAAGAGATGCTCTAATAACCCTTGGGATAAAACCTACCTATCCTGAAACAGGTTATGGATATATAGAAGTGGGAGAAAAAGTTGAGGAGAATATATACAAAGTACTTCTTTTCCATGAGAAACCAGATCTTGAAAAGGCAAAGGAATATATAGAAAAAGGAAGTTTCTTTTGGAATTCTGGAATTTTTATATGGAAGAATAAATCAATTAAATCTGCTTTTATAAAATATCTTTCTGAAGACTATGGAAAGATCTATACTTTAAAAGAATATATTGGAAAAGAATCCTTCGAGGAAAAAATAGAAGAAGTCTACAAGGAAATAAAAAGTGTTTCCATTGATAAGGGAGTATTAGAAAAAGCAGAAAACATATATGTAATCCCTGCAGATTTTCAATGGAGTGATATAGGAAGTTGGGAATCTCTCTATAATGTCTTTCCAAAAGATAAGAGAGGAAATTATATAACAGGTGAGGTAAAAACACTAGACGTTAAGAACTCTCTTATCTTAAATTATTCTGATAAAGAAACAGTAGTTATAGAGGAAGAAAATATAATAGTTGTTATAACTGAAGATAAAATACTAATTTCTAAGAAAGGTTCTTCATCAAGAGTTAAGGATATTATTTAGGAGGAAAAAAATGAGAAGAATTCCAATAGCACTGCAGCTTTATTCTGTAAGGAAGGAATGTGAAAAGGATTTTGAGAAAACAATTAAAGAAATTTCTGAGATGGGATATGAAGGGGTAGAATTTGCAGGCTATTACGGAAAATCTGCAAATGAGCTTAAGAAAATACTAAATAAATATAACCTAAAGGTTGCAGGAACTCACATTCCCATTAATACTTTAATAGGAGATGAATTGGAAAAAACTGTAGAATTTAATTATATATTGGAAAACAAATATTTAATTATCCCATCTCTTCCCGAAGAATATACTAAAGATAAAAAAGGATGGGAAAAGGCTATCGAGCTCATAAATGAAATTTCTAGTAAACTAAGATCTTATAAAATGATATTAGGTTTTCATAACCATTCTATAGAATTCCAAAGACTCAATGGAGAAACTTTTTGGAATTTCTTTTTTGATAATGTTAACGAAGATGTAGTAATGCAACTAGATACGGGAAATGCCATGAATGGAGGAGCAGATCCCATAGAAATATTGAGACGATACTTAAAAAGAGCAAAGACTATTCATCTAAAAGAATATCCCTTAACTTCAAGGGCTATTGGGGAAGGGATTATAAATTGGAAAGAAATCTTTGATATATGTGAAAAAGAAGGAAAAACAGAATGGTACATAGTAGAGTATGAAAATCCCTCTTTTCCTCCTCTAGAAAGTGTTAGATTATGTTTAGAAAATATTAAAAAAATAAAAGAGTAGGGGAAAATCCCCTACTCTTTTATTTTCGTGTCGGGAATTAATGCTTTAAGAAGATCTATTCTCCATTTTTTATTTAATGGATCATAAATTCCAAAACCCGAACAAAATTCCCAATAACTCCAAGCTATTCCTCTTTTTTCAGCAGATCTTGCTACAAAAGAAGTCCATCTTACTCTCGATTCCATATCTGCTTTTGAATAGGCTCCAAATTCTCCCATGTATAATGGAGGGTTTCCATTTCTTTTACTCCAATCTACTACCATATCTAATTCTCTTTCTATTGCTTTTTTCTCTGCTTCTGTTCCTAGCCATTTTACCCCTACGGGAGGGGAAGGATTAACCCATTCTGCTCCTTGATGAGTAAAGTTAAAAGGATTATAGTAATGAAAGGTTACTATTATATTTTTATCACCTTGCGGTATTTTTAATTCGTTTAATCGATATATATTATTCCAATCAGTAGGACCTATTATAATCTTTCTTGTAGGATTCGTTTTTCTTACAATTTTTACCGCTTCCATTAAATATTCATTCCATAGATTACTTTTTAGATTCATACAGGGCTCATTTAATAATTCAAAATACAAAGTTTCAGGATAATCTTTATAATGTTCTGATATTTGCTCCCATAATTTTAAAAATCTTTCTTTATGTTTCTCAGGTTCCTGCATTATTTCTTCATAATGGTGAATATTAATAATTACATAAAGATTGTTTTTAAAAGCTTCTTTTATAACATGATCTACCCTTTCAAAAATATAAGGAGAAATTTTATAAGGTGGTTTATATTCCGCATAAGCGTTCCACCTTACAGGTATTCTTACATGGTCAAATCCTGCACTTCTAATTAAAGAAAAATACTCATCCTTTATTACAACACCCCATTGTCCTTCGAAAGGCGCTTCCAATGCATTTCCCATATTCACTCCCCGAAGAATAGGCAATTTTTCCATAGCAGAAGTCCTCCCAAGAAAAATTAAGAATATGAAAGAGAGAACTAGTAACTTTTTCATATTTTTTCCTCCTTATACCAGATGGCATGAAACAAAATGCTCTGGAGAAACCTCTCTAAAGATAGGTTCTTCTTTTCTACATATATCCATTACATATTCACATCGAGACTGGAATCTACATCCAATCGGAAGATCTATAGGAGATGGAATTTCTCCTTTAAGAGCTGGAAACTTCCTTTGACGTTCCTCATTTTTAGGCATCTTAGGAACTGATGCAAGGAGAGCTCGGGTATAAGGATGTAAAGGATTTCCATATAGCTCTTCCTTAGGAGCCAGTTCTACAAATGTCCCTAAATACATAACAGCAACCTTATCTGATAAATATCTTACTACTGCTAAATCATGAGAAATAAATAAATATGCCAACTTAAACTGTCTCTTTAGTTCATATAGAAGAGAGATAATTTGTGCTCCTATGGATACATCAAGAGAAGATACAGGTTCATCACACACAATAAACTTAGGATTCAATGCTAATGCCCTTGCTATTCCAACTCTTTGTTGTTGTCCTCCCGAGAATTCGTGGGGAAAAGAGTCTATATATTCTCTACCAATTCCTACTATATCAAGAAGTTCCATTACTCCTTTTCTTCTCTGTTCCTTAGTTCCTATGTTATGAATGATTAAAGGATCTTCTATCGCTTGTCCTATAGTCATCTGAGGATTTAAAGATGCTAAAGGATCCTGGAAAATTATTTGCATAAACATTCTTATCTGTCTTAGCTCCTCACCTTTTAATTTTCTTAAATTTATACCCTCAAAAAGGATCTCTCCATCGTCAGGCTCAAGAAGTCTTAAAACTGTTCTTCCAAGGGTAGATTTTCCTGAACCACTCTCTCCCACAAGTCCTAGAGTTTCTCCAGCGTTTATTGAGAAGGAGACATTATCAACTGCTTTTAATACCTTTCTTCCCCTGGGAAAGTATTTTTTTAAATTTTTTACTAATAAAAGTTCAGGCATTAATTTTTCCTCCCTTCACTAAATGACACGCTGTTTTATGCCCTTCTTCTATTTCTTTTAATTCTGGCTCTTCTTCCTTGCATATCTCTTGAGCATAAGGACATCTTGGATGAAATCTACAACCCGATGGGGGATTTATTAGGCTTGGTGGGTTTCCAGGAATAGGTCTCAAAGAACCTTCTTTTGTTTCAATATCTAAAGTAGAGTTTAAAAGGCCTTGAGAATAAGGATGTAATGGTTTTTTTATGAATTTATCCATGAGACTATATTCTACGATTTTTCCTGCATACATTACTATTATAGTATCACAAAAGTTCATGGCAAGAGTAATATCATGGGTTATAAATATTATACTCATTCCAAATTTTTCCTTCATATCTTGCATTAAATTTAAAATTTGAGCTCTTATAGTTACATCAAGAGCAGTAGTAGGCTCATCTGCAATAATAAGTTTTGGATTACAAGCTAAAGCCATAGCTATCATTACTCTTTGTCTCATTCCTCCTGAAAATTGAAAGGGATAATCCCAAAATCTTGTTTTATGTTCTGGTATTCCTACAACTCTTAACAACTCTATTGCTCTATCCCTTGCTTCTTTATCAGACATTACTCTATGCCAAATTATAGGTTCCATAACTTGTATGCCTATTTTCATAATGGGATTTAGACTAGTCATAGGATCTTGGAAGATTATGGAGATATCTCTACCCCTAATTTCTCTTAATTCTTCTTTAGAAAGTTTTAACAAGTCTTTCCCATCAAAAATTGCTTCACCACTTTCTATCCATCCATTTCTTCTGATAAGTCTCAAGAGAGAAAGAACAGAAACAGTTTTTCCCGACCCACTCTCTCCTACAATTCCCAAAGTCTCTCCATAGTCTAATTTATAGCTTATACCATCAACAGCCTTAACTATTCCTTCACGTCTATAAAAATATGTTTTTAGATTATTTACTCTCAATAATTCTGCCATGATTTTATACCTCACTCCTTGGATTTAAAGCATCTCTTAAACCATCCCCTAAATAATTAAAGGCAAGCATAGTAAGAGCAAAGGTTACTGCAGGAAAGATTAGAAGATGAGGGAACGCAAATACATACTGGGATGCACCACCAAGCATATTACCCCAACTGGGCATTGGTGGCCTTACCCCCATTCCAATAAGAGCTAATCCACTTTCTATCCAAATTCCGTTAGGAATTCCAAAAGCTAAACTTATTATTATAGGTCCTAACATATTGGGAAGAATATATTTTCTTATTATATAAGATTCTTTTGCCCCAAGAGCTCTTGCAGCCTCTACAAAATCTGCATTTTTTAGAGATAAAACTAATCCTCTAACAAGTCTTGCCATTCCTGGCCAACCAGTAACTCCTACTGCAAAAAGAATAGTATGCAATCCTCTTCCTAGAACAGTAACAAGAATTACATTAAATAGAAAAGTAGGAAAGGCAAACATTATATCCACAATTCTCATTAAAATAGTATCCAATCTTCCTCCCTTAAAACCTGCGATAGCTCCAAGAATTACCCCTATCACAAGGACTACAATTTGAGACCCAAAACCTATAAATAATGCATTTCTAATAGCATAAATATGCCTGCTAAGCATACATCTTCCTAAATCATCAGTCCCAAAAGGAAATCTCCAACTGGGACCTTCAAAAGTATGTCCATAATGGGGTTCATCATATGGATAGGGTGCTATAATAGGGGCAAATATTGATATAAAAATAAGAATGGATATATAAATTAAACTTGCCACTGCCATCTTGTTTTCTTTAAATCTTCTCCATGCAGAAGCCCAATATCCTGCTTTTTTTGACTTTTGAACTAAAGCTACCTCCATTTTTTAAGCCTCCCTTTTATTCATTCCAAAATTATTCATATTTAATCCTTGGATCTAAAAATGCATATATTATATCTACCAACAAGTTCATAAACATGACCGACAAAGAGAGAATAAAAGTAGAAGTAACAAGTAACGGATAATCCCGTTGAGCAGCTGCATTAACAAATAATTGTCCTAGACCAGGAACCCTGAAAAGATTTTCAATCCAAACAGTTCCCGTAAAAAGTATCGCAAGTTGAGGTCCAATTATAGTTACTATAGGAATCATAGAATTTCTTAGAGCATGTCTAATAATTACTGCTCTTTCGGTTCCTCCCTTTGCATATGCAGTTCTTACATAATCTTGGTTAAGCACATCTAAAAGACTTGATCTCATGAATCTTGCTATTGTAGCGAGGGGTGCTAAAGCAACGGTAACTACAGGAAGAATCATCTGTTTTGGAGTTTCCCATCCTGAGGTAGGAAGAACCTTTAAATAAATACTAAATATAATAACTAAAATAACACCTATGAGATAAGCAGGAAACATACTTCCTATCATAGCTACAAAAGTTGTAGTATAATCGATCCAAGTATTTCTTTTAAGAGCAGAAATAACACCAAGAGGGATACCTATAATTAATGCAAGAGCAATCGATAAAATCGCAAGTGTAAAAGTTACAGGAAATCTTCTTGCAATTTGAACTTCTATAGGCTCATTAGGATTTGAAAAGGATGGTCCAAATTTAAATCTAAAGGCATCTCCTAAATAATTTAAAATTTGCTTCCATAAAGGAACGTTTAATCCGTATTTCTCTTCGAAACCCTTTATTAAAATTTGAAGCTGTTCAGGAGTTAAAGTAGAAACTTTTCCAGCACTAGCTGAAAAGGCATTTATATTAAAGAATTCACCAGGAGCAAGATACATAAGAATATATGTGATAACTATAACTACAACAAGGGAGATAAATATAGTAACTAATCTTTTTAGAATATACTTTAAAAGTCCCATATACTTCCTCCTTAATAATAGAGGGGAGGTTTGTCCTCCCCTCTTTCTTTTTATGAATCTTAGTCCTTAAGATTTAGATATTTGAAGCAGAAGAAAGCAGGACCCCAAGAGAACTTATAAAGCATTAAGCCTTCAAGTTTTGGATTTTGTACCCATTGAGCCTTTGCTAAATATACGGGAACCATCCAATACTGATCTTGCATGATTTGTAATGCATAATGAGCAATCTTTACTGCCTCACTGAAAGGTCTATTAACAGCCCTAAGTCTCCATCTATATGCTTCCTTATTTGATGGGTTTCTACCATTATATTCTACTTGAAATCTTTCTTGGCTTGTTATTACTCTTCCTGCTAATCTCCAATAGTTAGTCTTTTCTTCTGGAGTCTTTGCAGCCTTCCATTTTTCATAAAGTTCATCAAATTGTTCATACCAAAGAGGTGGTCTTGTTAAATCTTCTCTCCATAATTTTTCTGGCTCAGTTTCCACTATCTTTTTGAATCCTGCAAGTAATGTGTTTCTTTTTTCAATTAGTGGCTTCCAATCTGCCTCAGTTTGTCCTCCTTCTTTTCTTAGCCAAGCATCATATTCCTTATCATACTCGTTGAGTCTCTTCTTTACACTAGCTGGGTAATCAAAGAACCAAATAGTATGATCAGAATTCTTAAACAATGCTCCAATTTCTAAATTATTCATAGGAGCACCAATTACAGTAAATCCAGCCTTTGCTTCAGGGGTAAAGTTTGCCCATACATAGGAATTCCAGTAAAGTCCAGACTCTACATTCTCAATTATACAATTCACTCCAAGATTCTTTTTCCATTGATCCACTATAAATTCAACTACAGGATCTCCGCCACCAGTTATGTAGAATACAAGGGTTGGAAGTCCCTTTCCACCAGGATATCCTGCCTCTGCAAGTAACTGTTGTGCCTTCTTTACATCAAAAGGAATTTCCTTCATTTTATCACCAATAGGTGATCCTTTAGGCCAATAAGAGGAAAGGGGTAATGCTCTTCCACCTAAGACTTCATTACATAATTTCTCCCTATCTATGGCCATAGCAAGGGCTTGTCTTAATTTCTTATTATCCATTAATGGATCAAATCCACGAGAAATTTGATATCCATTCCAGAATAGATCCATAACATCTTCACGGAAATGCTTAGACAAGGTTGGATCCGCTTTTACAAATTTATATTCTGGTACAGTATTTATAAATGCTGCATCAAGCTCTCCAGCCTGATATTGCTGAATTCCAAGTCCGCCGAATTTAAGTACTATCTTATCTACATTTCCTCTTTCCCCTACATAGTTAGGATTTTTGACTAAAACTGCATCCTTCCCAGGAGTCCAAGATTGAGGAATATATGGTCCATTTACTACAATCTTCCCAGGTCTCCACCAGTTCTGAGGATCCGCTTCTACAGTTTTTCTATGTAAAGGAACACCTTGAGCAACACAAAGCCATTCCTTCATATCATATCTTGGCTGAGAAAGTCTAATCTCTAAGGTATAATCATCAAGAGCCTTTACTCCAAGTTTATCCTCTGAAAGAGCTCCACTTTTCACTGCCCAGAAGTTTTCAATAAACTGATGGGGTCCAGCCCAGGCAGGAAAATCTGGTATCTTAGGGCTTGCATAGTATCTAAAAGACCATTCGAAATCCTTTGCCGTTACTGGGTCTCCATTAGACCACTTTTTATCCTTTCTCAACTTAAAAGTCCAAACTTTATAATCCTTTGAAACTGTAACACTTTGAGCAATAACAGGAACAACCTTTACTCCTCCAAGACCCTTTGGATCTGGTGCATATCCAAAAAGTCCTTCAAATATAGTTCCTTGTGCCAAGATATGTTGAGGCTGCCAATAATAAGGGGTAAATCCTGGTGTATCAAAATAGGGTAAACTTACAACTCTTTCCTTTTGTCCATTTACTATTCCTGAGAGAAGAAGAACTGAAAATAAAACAAATAACACTAAAAATCTCTTTTTATACATTTTAACCCTCCTAAAAGATTTAAGTTTTTAAATTGAACTTTTAAGGAGAGTGTTTTTTAAATAAATTATCACCTCCCTTTACAAGAATTTCTTATAGATAATTCAACAGGTAGTACTATCTTTACTGGAATTTCTTCTCGACCTTGTATTTTATTTATTAATATTTCCACAGCCAAGGAACCCATTCTCCTCTTAGGAACCTTTATAGTTGTTAGAGGAGGGTCAAAATTTCTTGCAAGATCTATATCATCAAATCCCATAACTGAGATATCTTCAGGAATTCGAAAACCTAACTCTCTTAATGCTTTAATGGCACCAATCGCAATAAGATCATTTCCAGCAAAAACTGCAGAAGGAACTTCTTTGTTTTTAGCAAAATATTCCTTTATTGCAGAATATCCACCTTCGATTCGAGGTTCTTCTGTGTGAGCAATTAAAGGTATAGTTTGAGGTAATTCTCCCATATACAATTTAAAAGCATGTAATCTCTCCTGAAAACTTTTATGGGTTTGGGGACCTGCAATATGTAATATCTTTCTATGACCTAACTTATATAAATACTCTATCCCTTGCCTTATTCCATCAAAATTATCCATTATTATAGTGGTATATTCAGGACCTATGTAATTATCCACTATTATTGTAGGAATATTATAGGAAATTAACCTCTTTGCCCAACTTTTATCCATATATCCTACTAAAAGCATACCATCAATAATTTTATCTTCTATCATAGATGGAATCGAAAAATTATCTTTTTCCTCATCCAAGGAAAGAATAGAATAAAGTAGATTAGATTTATATCTTTTTACAGCATTTTCTACTCCATTAAATACTACTGAATAAAACTCGTTAAGAACTATAACACCTAAGGAATGATGAGGGGGACGATAAGTTATAAAACCAATGGAGTAGCCCTTTTTAGGAATAGTTCTTTTTGTAAAATTGGAAATATCGTATCCTAATTCTTGAATTTTTTCTAAAATTTTTAATCTATTTTCCTGAGAAACCCCAGGCTTATTATGTAAAGCTCGTGATACGCTTGATGGATGTAGGTTTAACTCTTTAGCAATTTTTTTAACTATTCCACGCAAATTTATCCCCTCATTTGCGCAATTTGCATCTATTATATATATTCTTTCCTCGTTTGTCAATAGATATTTTAAGGGATAAGAGAATATTAAAAACCTCTTCTAAGCAAGATACATATTTAATTTTTAATAAATAATTTAATAAAGACCAGAGTTTAGTACCTACTTTCTTTTATCCTAACTCTAAAAAGTTAATTTCTAAATTCCCATAATATTATATCCTGCGTCAACATAGATAATCTCTCCTGTTATACCTGAAGAGAGATCACTAAGTAAGAAACATGCAGTATCTCCTACTTCACTGTGTTCGATATTTCTCTTTAAGGGAGCTCTCTCTTTATAGTATTCCAAGATGTCAGTAAATCTTGAAATCCCTCGTGCAGCTAAAGTACTTAAAGGGCCAGCAGATATTGCATTTACTCTTATATTATCCTTTCCAAGTTCATAGGCTAAATATCTAACAGAAGATTCTAAGGCTGATTTTGCAATTCCCATAACATTATAATTGGGAATTACCTTTTCAGAACCGTAATAAGTTAATGTAATAATACTTGAAGGAGAATTCATTATTCTTCTAAACATTCGGACCATAGAAATAAAAGAATAAACACTTATTTCCAAAGCAATTCTAAAAGCTTCTTTTGAGGTCTCAATAAAAGGAGATTTTAAAGCCTCAGTAGGAGCGTAAGCAATAGAATGAACAAGTCCATCAATCTTTCCTACTTTCTTCTCAATTTCATTAACTACTTTTTCAATGTTCTCATCCTCAGAAACATCACATTGTACCACTAAAGGTTTTTGAGGAATTTCTTTTAATAATTCCTCTACATTATCTTTAAATCTCTCATTTTGATATCCTATAATCACTTCTCCTCCAAATTTCATAATAGAT
This genomic stretch from Dictyoglomus sp. harbors:
- a CDS encoding ABC transporter ATP-binding protein → MAELLRVNNLKTYFYRREGIVKAVDGISYKLDYGETLGIVGESGSGKTVSVLSLLRLIRRNGWIESGEAIFDGKDLLKLSKEELREIRGRDISIIFQDPMTSLNPIMKIGIQVMEPIIWHRVMSDKEARDRAIELLRVVGIPEHKTRFWDYPFQFSGGMRQRVMIAMALACNPKLIIADEPTTALDVTIRAQILNLMQDMKEKFGMSIIFITHDITLAMNFCDTIIVMYAGKIVEYSLMDKFIKKPLHPYSQGLLNSTLDIETKEGSLRPIPGNPPSLINPPSGCRFHPRCPYAQEICKEEEPELKEIEEGHKTACHLVKGGKINA
- a CDS encoding sugar phosphate isomerase/epimerase — translated: MRRIPIALQLYSVRKECEKDFEKTIKEISEMGYEGVEFAGYYGKSANELKKILNKYNLKVAGTHIPINTLIGDELEKTVEFNYILENKYLIIPSLPEEYTKDKKGWEKAIELINEISSKLRSYKMILGFHNHSIEFQRLNGETFWNFFFDNVNEDVVMQLDTGNAMNGGADPIEILRRYLKRAKTIHLKEYPLTSRAIGEGIINWKEIFDICEKEGKTEWYIVEYENPSFPPLESVRLCLENIKKIKE
- a CDS encoding DUF4272 domain-containing protein produces the protein MEKDKIALRCLSLGSYIVRGELDISVRNQGNKDFLNSANELVRLLYSWMEKEDLLNYLTSEELESFSKPLGEWNNMEIIKAIWRNESLGTLLWALSLIPKIPPYDNLFIPERLIENLTLFRPKEYFLEKVRLRSEEEIKRERDISEYWFWRLQVFDLEKRNEPISEGVNIKDIIRSVAEKAYIDGCIPEPIDGDFPILGKPFKDINLDEYLQISYIIVERYNTLNWLCGYSDSS
- a CDS encoding ABC transporter ATP-binding protein, producing MPELLLVKNLKKYFPRGRKVLKAVDNVSFSINAGETLGLVGESGSGKSTLGRTVLRLLEPDDGEILFEGINLRKLKGEELRQIRMFMQIIFQDPLASLNPQMTIGQAIEDPLIIHNIGTKEQRRKGVMELLDIVGIGREYIDSFPHEFSGGQQQRVGIARALALNPKFIVCDEPVSSLDVSIGAQIISLLYELKRQFKLAYLFISHDLAVVRYLSDKVAVMYLGTFVELAPKEELYGNPLHPYTRALLASVPKMPKNEERQRKFPALKGEIPSPIDLPIGCRFQSRCEYVMDICRKEEPIFREVSPEHFVSCHLV
- a CDS encoding mannose-1-phosphate guanylyltransferase, producing MKVRVVIIAGGSGKRLWPISTEYKPKPFLNLFGEENLIKNTFERAKRISKDISMVVNIKHKRYVEDLPAEKIYEIIGRNTAPAIALASLFLDDEDIMVVLPADHVIPEIDKFEKIIRKAIDFANRRDALITLGIKPTYPETGYGYIEVGEKVEENIYKVLLFHEKPDLEKAKEYIEKGSFFWNSGIFIWKNKSIKSAFIKYLSEDYGKIYTLKEYIGKESFEEKIEEVYKEIKSVSIDKGVLEKAENIYVIPADFQWSDIGSWESLYNVFPKDKRGNYITGEVKTLDVKNSLILNYSDKETVVIEEENIIVVITEDKILISKKGSSSRVKDII
- a CDS encoding glycoside hydrolase family 1 protein, with product MKYLFPDGFFWGTAVSSHQVEGNNNNNDWWEFETQGKVKNKEKSGIACDFWNRYEEDFKIIKEMNNNAFRFSIEWSRIEPMLGVFDGSSLEHYKKMIVSLREKEIEPFVTLHHFTNPLWISKEGGWLNSKTIDFFLRYVEKVVREYKDLVKYWITINEPNAYAFVSYLMGMFPPQEKSLSKMVLVLNNMLKAHAKAYEIIHEIIPDAKVSIAYNIIIFDPINPSSFIDKKVQSFLDRLYNLTFLETILTGKFSAPFKREDIPYAKDTLDYLGINYYTRLYVGFDVKAFPYFIKIYVPDNVEKSDFGWEIYPEGFYRVVKRFWEMVKKPIIITENGISDAKDEKRPKYLISHLIELHRAIQAGVKVLGYLHWSLMDNFEWAEGFSQRFGLIEVDFKTQERKWRESGKIYKNIAENNGISEELIERYMK
- a CDS encoding glycoside hydrolase family 5 protein, which gives rise to MKKLLVLSFIFLIFLGRTSAMEKLPILRGVNMGNALEAPFEGQWGVVIKDEYFSLIRSAGFDHVRIPVRWNAYAEYKPPYKISPYIFERVDHVIKEAFKNNLYVIINIHHYEEIMQEPEKHKERFLKLWEQISEHYKDYPETLYFELLNEPCMNLKSNLWNEYLMEAVKIVRKTNPTRKIIIGPTDWNNIYRLNELKIPQGDKNIIVTFHYYNPFNFTHQGAEWVNPSPPVGVKWLGTEAEKKAIERELDMVVDWSKRNGNPPLYMGEFGAYSKADMESRVRWTSFVARSAEKRGIAWSYWEFCSGFGIYDPLNKKWRIDLLKALIPDTKIKE
- a CDS encoding ABC transporter permease; protein product: MEVALVQKSKKAGYWASAWRRFKENKMAVASLIYISILIFISIFAPIIAPYPYDEPHYGHTFEGPSWRFPFGTDDLGRCMLSRHIYAIRNALFIGFGSQIVVLVIGVILGAIAGFKGGRLDTILMRIVDIMFAFPTFLFNVILVTVLGRGLHTILFAVGVTGWPGMARLVRGLVLSLKNADFVEAARALGAKESYIIRKYILPNMLGPIIISLAFGIPNGIWIESGLALIGMGVRPPMPSWGNMLGGASQYVFAFPHLLIFPAVTFALTMLAFNYLGDGLRDALNPRSEV